The following proteins are co-located in the Sandaracinaceae bacterium genome:
- a CDS encoding antibiotic biosynthesis monooxygenase produces MLTHSLIVRLTAKPDRADEVAAFLAGAQPLAVAEDFTPVWFAFRADETTFYIVDAFASESARTRHLEGAIAAALMAKADDLLATPPVIERASVLGAKVTV; encoded by the coding sequence GTGCTGACTCATTCCCTCATCGTCCGACTCACCGCCAAGCCCGACCGCGCCGACGAGGTCGCCGCCTTCCTCGCGGGGGCCCAACCGCTCGCCGTCGCGGAAGACTTCACGCCCGTGTGGTTCGCGTTCCGGGCCGACGAGACCACCTTCTACATCGTCGATGCCTTCGCCAGCGAGTCCGCTCGGACTCGTCACCTGGAGGGCGCCATCGCCGCCGCATTGATGGCCAAGGCCGACGATCTGCTCGCGACCCCGCCGGTCATCGAGCGCGCGTCGGTCCTCGGCGC